A region from the Lytechinus variegatus isolate NC3 chromosome 6, Lvar_3.0, whole genome shotgun sequence genome encodes:
- the LOC121417537 gene encoding 1,4-alpha-glucan-branching enzyme-like encodes MAVNGMLVKADDVVIPKLEKLLELDPYLSSHQRELRRRYGCFEQILASIEQNEGGLDEFTAGYKTHGLHRMEDGGVRCREWAPGAEAVYLKGEFNGWSSTEYPLKNTGFGKWEITLPIKPDGSSPIPHNTIVKLGIKTKSGEIVDRNLAWASYAVQDPQTFLYQSVFWDPPQDQVYHTKNPKPKWTGQGLRIYEAHVGISSWEGKVSSYDHFTDNVLPRIKSQGYNAIQLMAVMEHAFYASFGYQVTSFFAPSSRYGNPEGLKRLVDTAHGMGIYVFLDVVHSHAANNVLDGLNNFDGTDSCYFHSGTRGRHMLWDSRLFDYNNWEVLRFLLSNLRWWVEQFNFDGFRFDGVSSMIYHHHGIGTGFSGDYSDYFGLAVDTEALTYLTLANHMLHKYYPGIVTIAEEVSGMPALCRPVEEGGNGFDFRLAMAIPDKWIKLLKESKDEDWNVGDIVWTLINRRHGERTIAYAESHDQALVGDKTIAFWLMDKEMYTNMSVMSPQTDVIDRGMALHKCIRLITHALGGEAWLNFMGNEFGHPEWLDFPRPGNNNSYHYARRQWNLIDDDLLRYRFLNSFDRAMNHLDDKFNWLASPQAYVSWKHEDDKVIVFERSRLLFIFNFHCSKSLPDYRVGVDLPGKYKMVLNSDSSEFGGHNRLDPSAVHFTSTDGYAGRRHSLQVYIPSRVCIVLALEEDIIKHGS; translated from the exons ATGGCTGTGAATGGCATGCTCGTGAAAGCTGACGACGTAGTCATACCGAAACTTGAAAAATTACTCGAATTAGATCCTTATTTATCAAGTCACCAGAGAGAGTTAAGAAGGAG GTATGGCTGTTTTGAGCAGATCTTGGCTTCAATAGAGCAGAATGAAGGTGGTTTAGATGAATTCACAGCTGGCTATAAGACACATGGCCTTCATAGAATGGAGGATGGAGGAGTTAGATGTAGGGAATGGGCACCAGGAGCTGAAGCTGTGTATCTTAAAGGAGAATTCA ATGGTTGGTCCAGTACTGAGTATCCTCTTAAGAACACTGGTTTTGGTAAATGGGAAATAACTCTACCCATTAAACCTGATGGTTCATCTCCTATACCTCATAACACAATTGTCAAG CTTGGAATCAAAACAAAGTCTGGTGAGATTGTGGACCGGAACCTAGCCTGGGCTAGTTATGCAGTCCAGGACCCACAGACGTTCTTGTACCAGAGTGTATTCTGGGATCCACCTCAGGACCAGGTCTATCATACAAAGAACCCTAAACCTAAATGGACCGGTCAGGGTCTAAGAATCTATGAAGCTCATGTCGGTATCTCATCGTGGGAAGGGAAGGTGTCGTCATATGATCATTTCACTGATAATGTTCTACCAAGGATTAAAAGTCAAG gtTACAATGCTATTCAATTGATGGCCGTTATGGAACATGCTTTTTATGCTAGCTTTGGTTATCAAGTTACTAGCTTCTTTGCTCCTTCAAG TCGCTATGGTAACCCAGAGGGTTTGAAACGATTGGTTGATACCGCCCATGGTATGGGAATCTATGTATTCTTAGATGTTGTTCATAGTCATGCTGCTAATAACGTATTAGATGGTCTGAATAACTTTGATGGTACTGATAGCTGTTACTTTCATTCTGGGACTAGAGGACGTCATATGTTATGGGATAGTAGACTCTTTGATTATAACAA CTGGGAAGTACTGAGATTCCTCCTCTCTAACCTTCGTTGGTGGGTTGAGCAGTTTAATTTTgatggttttagatttgatggTGTGAGTTCAATGATCTATCATCACCATGGAATCG GTACTGGTTTCAGTGGTGATTACAGTGATTATTTTGGTCTTGCTGTGGACACTGAAGCATTGACCTATCTCACCTTAGCAAATCACATGCTCCATAAGTACTACCCTGGCATCGTCACAATAGCTGAG GAAGTGTCTGGAATGCCAGCGCTATGTCGACCGGTTGAAGAAGGAGGTAATGGTTTTGATTTCAGATTAGCCATGGCTATACCAGATAAATGGATTAAG cttcTGAAAGAAAGCAAAGATGAAGACTGGAATGTAGGTGATATTGTGTGGACATTGATCAACCGTCGCCATGGTGAACGAACAATAGCTTATGCTGAGAGTCATGATCAAGCTCTTGTTGGTGATAAGACGATAGCATTCTGGTTGATGGATAAAGAGATGTATACAAACATGTCTGTCATGTCGCCTCAGACAGACGTGATTGACCGTGGCATGGCGCTTCATAAATGTATAAGACTTATTACACATGCTCTAGGAGGAGAGGCGTGGCTTAACTTCATGG gcaaTGAGTTTGGTCATCCTGAATGGCTTGATTTCCCTCgaccaggtaataataatagttatcaCTACGCTAGAAGACAATGGAATCTAATTGATGATGATCTACTCAGATACAGGTTTCTTAATAGCTTTGACAGAGCTATGAATCATCTTGATGACAAGTTTAATTGGTTAGCTAGTCCACAG GCCTATGTGAGCTGGAAGCATGAAGATGATAAAGTAATTGTCTTTGAACGATCTCGATTGCTATTTATCTTCAATTTTCATTGCTCTAAGAGTTTACCTGACTACAGGGTTGGTGTAGATCTACCTGGAAA ATACAAGATGGTATTGAATTCTGATAGCTCAGAGTTTGGAGGTCACAATAGACTTGACCCTTCTGCTGTACACTTTACCTCAACTGATGGTTACGCTGGAAGAAGACACTCACTACAG gTGTACATCCCAAGCAGGGTTTGTATAGTACTTGCATTGGAGGAAGATATCATCAAACATGGATCTTAA